The Candidatus Nitrosocosmicus franklandus genome contains a region encoding:
- a CDS encoding universal stress protein has product MATLKPSILVPYDATELSIKALDKAVEIATNMNYTILLLYIIDDASFCPSKMEKFISNQKDFEKAKKYFVKSIREGADKHLFQLVNKIKEKNKTKEKESFIKYIIRVGHPADEILSVSKDPNIRLIVMGTSGSLKKRHNRRGVGSISRWISEVASCPVVLMR; this is encoded by the coding sequence ATGGCTACACTCAAGCCTAGTATTTTAGTACCTTATGATGCAACTGAACTCTCCATAAAAGCACTAGATAAGGCCGTTGAAATTGCTACAAATATGAATTACACCATTCTTCTTTTATACATTATCGATGATGCCAGCTTTTGTCCCTCAAAAATGGAAAAATTTATTTCAAATCAAAAAGACTTTGAGAAAGCTAAAAAGTATTTTGTAAAATCTATTAGAGAGGGCGCGGATAAACACTTGTTTCAGCTTGTCAACAAGATTAAGGAAAAAAATAAAACGAAAGAAAAAGAATCGTTTATCAAATATATTATCAGAGTAGGGCACCCGGCAGATGAAATCCTTTCGGTTTCCAAGGATCCAAACATACGTTTGATAGTAATGGGTACCAGTGGATCATTGAAAAAACGGCACAATAGAAGAGGGGTAGGAAGTATATCTAGATGGATCTCTGAGGTAGCATCTTGTCCTGTCGTTTTGATGCGCTAA
- a CDS encoding glycosyltransferase family 4 protein — protein sequence MSVDAYLKPKVLMVSTEYPPITGGVGRYTSNLVKALKEIGVEVYVLCNEKGNGDFFGLEPLNENNSQVILDVVNAIKPDIVHIQLEHGLYGFKQVFKKNSNKPITNIEDFYEKCPIPIVTTFHSAYPFKQWLRISKLLYRQQNDILNTKSINPIDKIKEYWKALSTYYVFNKANKIKLKKSNANIVFSEYLANLISDGEISTVDTTNSDLEKNKIFVIYHGAEPILSVPPEKIQARRKFSLPIDRKIGLLFGFATNTKGWDILNKLNIPNNWTIVINQSKNLYGSGKSTPIRILDDPDSKIKQDSNNKDQKIINLNQGFLSDNDLSTLFYSCDIAILPYTVTSGSGVLFDALAHGLPFVATNLGFFKEFEKKGLGITVKRKPYEFERAIKKLEANYSDYVRKVEEFKSELKWTNIARQHLKIYIKSMSEGKKSTAL from the coding sequence ATGAGCGTGGATGCCTATTTGAAACCGAAAGTGCTAATGGTTTCTACTGAATATCCTCCAATTACAGGTGGCGTTGGAAGATATACAAGTAATTTAGTTAAAGCACTAAAAGAAATAGGAGTGGAAGTATATGTATTATGCAATGAGAAAGGAAATGGAGATTTTTTTGGACTTGAGCCATTAAATGAGAACAATTCGCAAGTAATATTGGATGTTGTCAATGCAATAAAACCAGACATAGTACATATTCAATTAGAGCATGGTCTATATGGCTTTAAACAGGTATTTAAAAAGAATTCAAATAAACCCATTACAAATATAGAGGACTTTTACGAAAAATGTCCCATTCCTATAGTAACCACATTCCATTCTGCATATCCATTTAAACAATGGTTAAGAATATCAAAACTCTTGTATCGCCAACAAAATGATATATTAAATACAAAATCTATCAATCCTATAGACAAAATCAAAGAATATTGGAAAGCTTTGTCAACTTATTATGTATTCAATAAGGCCAATAAAATAAAGCTTAAAAAAAGCAATGCCAATATTGTGTTTTCGGAATACTTGGCTAATTTGATATCTGATGGCGAAATTAGCACTGTTGATACCACCAATTCGGATCTAGAAAAAAACAAAATATTTGTCATTTACCATGGAGCTGAGCCTATTTTATCTGTCCCTCCTGAAAAGATTCAGGCTAGAAGAAAATTTAGTTTGCCCATAGATAGAAAAATAGGATTACTTTTTGGTTTTGCAACAAATACCAAGGGTTGGGATATATTGAACAAGCTTAACATACCAAATAATTGGACAATAGTCATTAATCAATCAAAAAACCTATATGGGTCAGGCAAGTCGACACCGATAAGAATACTGGATGATCCAGATTCCAAAATCAAACAGGATTCTAACAACAAGGATCAGAAAATCATCAATCTAAATCAGGGTTTTTTGAGTGATAATGATCTCTCTACTCTGTTTTATTCTTGTGACATTGCTATCCTCCCATATACCGTAACTTCAGGTTCGGGAGTTCTTTTCGATGCCCTAGCCCACGGTTTACCGTTTGTCGCTACTAATTTAGGTTTTTTCAAGGAGTTTGAGAAGAAGGGTCTTGGAATAACAGTCAAAAGAAAACCTTACGAATTTGAACGCGCCATTAAGAAATTGGAAGCCAACTATTCTGATTATGTTCGAAAAGTCGAAGAGTTTAAATCGGAATTAAAGTGGACCAATATCGCACGCCAACATTTAAAAATATATATCAAATCAATGTCAGAAGGAAAAAAAAGTACAGCCTTATAA
- the fbp gene encoding fructose-1,6-bisphosphate aldolase/phosphatase, protein MVKITVSAIKADIGSIGGHTRPSDELLQKVKEIISSKSEGLLIDHYIGYTGDDIHIIMTHTHGVNNNEIHKIAWDAFTEGTKIAKEQGLYGAGQDLLKDAFSGNVKGMGPGVAEIEMDERPSEVFCVFAADKTEPGAFNFPFWRMFVDTRSNTGILINEKLAEGVIFHVMDVLTGKIAELKLWADKPELEAALMYPGRYVVSSVFSSDHTEQILSSSTDRLHNIAGTYVGKDDPISIVRTQKNFPATEEAGSAFNNPHYVAGNTRGSHHMPLMPVKLNSPASINYAIPIVSCLVFSMHNGKLVGPHDGFGTVDWDLQRFWAAERAMIIRNQGFIHPATLVPDELEYNKGYEARMKKLDEKFR, encoded by the coding sequence ATGGTTAAAATTACAGTATCAGCTATCAAGGCGGACATCGGATCCATAGGCGGTCATACTCGTCCCAGTGACGAATTACTTCAAAAGGTTAAAGAAATCATATCCTCAAAATCTGAAGGTCTGTTGATTGATCATTATATCGGCTACACGGGAGACGATATACACATAATTATGACTCATACTCATGGAGTAAACAATAACGAAATACACAAGATTGCTTGGGATGCCTTTACAGAGGGAACTAAAATTGCAAAGGAACAGGGACTGTATGGTGCTGGTCAGGATTTACTAAAGGATGCCTTTTCAGGAAACGTGAAGGGAATGGGACCTGGTGTGGCGGAAATAGAGATGGACGAAAGGCCAAGCGAAGTATTTTGTGTTTTTGCTGCTGACAAAACCGAGCCAGGAGCGTTTAACTTTCCTTTTTGGCGAATGTTTGTGGATACAAGAAGTAATACAGGCATTTTAATCAATGAAAAACTAGCTGAAGGAGTTATTTTCCATGTAATGGATGTACTTACAGGAAAAATTGCTGAATTAAAATTATGGGCTGATAAACCCGAATTAGAAGCAGCATTGATGTATCCGGGACGTTATGTTGTCTCATCCGTATTTTCTTCTGATCATACTGAGCAAATCTTGTCTTCATCGACTGACCGACTGCATAATATTGCGGGAACCTATGTAGGAAAAGACGATCCAATTTCTATTGTAAGAACCCAAAAGAACTTTCCAGCCACTGAGGAAGCAGGGAGTGCGTTTAATAATCCACACTACGTCGCGGGTAACACGAGGGGGAGTCATCATATGCCTCTCATGCCTGTAAAGTTGAATTCGCCAGCCAGTATTAACTATGCTATTCCGATTGTTTCGTGTCTCGTATTTAGTATGCACAATGGCAAATTAGTAGGACCCCATGACGGATTTGGAACTGTTGACTGGGATCTACAAAGATTTTGGGCTGCTGAGCGTGCGATGATCATTAGAAACCAAGGATTTATTCACCCGGCAACTTTGGTTCCAGACGAATTGGAATACAACAAAGGCTATGAGGCAAGAATGAAAAAACTAGATGAAAAGTTCCGATAG
- the hsp20 gene encoding archaeal heat shock protein Hsp20: MSFWNSPNDEWFKRFFGRNRGTSWLGHNYFEDMLRDYEDFRKEMEKMFQEEFKGIETKAPKELVREYTTPEGSKVREVGPIVYGYSMTIGPDGKPRVKEFGNVKASKMGAAPILSPEREPLVDITTNDKEVKVIVEMPGVKKENIKVNAYDSSVEISTDDPQRKYHEVIDLPPEADIETAYSRYNNGILEVVFNKKQQSKPKGKDIKVE, encoded by the coding sequence ATGAGTTTCTGGAATTCTCCAAATGATGAATGGTTCAAGAGATTTTTTGGAAGAAATAGAGGAACAAGCTGGTTAGGACATAACTATTTTGAAGACATGTTAAGAGACTATGAGGATTTTAGAAAAGAAATGGAAAAAATGTTCCAAGAAGAGTTTAAAGGTATAGAAACCAAGGCCCCTAAAGAACTTGTGAGAGAATACACCACTCCTGAAGGATCAAAGGTCAGAGAAGTGGGTCCTATTGTTTATGGATATTCAATGACAATAGGTCCTGACGGCAAACCTCGTGTAAAAGAATTCGGTAATGTAAAGGCTTCTAAAATGGGAGCTGCCCCAATCTTGAGCCCTGAAAGAGAGCCACTGGTCGACATAACCACCAACGATAAAGAGGTAAAAGTCATAGTTGAAATGCCAGGTGTAAAAAAGGAAAACATAAAAGTAAATGCTTATGATTCATCAGTTGAAATAAGTACAGACGACCCACAAAGAAAGTACCACGAGGTTATCGATTTACCCCCAGAGGCAGACATCGAAACTGCATATTCTAGATATAACAATGGAATTTTGGAAGTTGTTTTCAATAAGAAGCAACAATCAAAACCAAAAGGCAAGGATATAAAAGTAGAATAA
- a CDS encoding Hsp20/alpha crystallin family protein has protein sequence MSTSSSSSTSESSKNDSKNASSNKESIEVKNQSGSIKSPPGVSYPNYFDDFFETFRQNMQNMQNFMEQAWPSSLAPLRGITPFEFFDRIADTRLPVCDVIDRGDRYEINLEVPGINKEKIAVNATKHSVTISGSQTEKTKEKGKKYIYSERSYKSFHRQIPFTQEIIPSQINAKVKDGVLEINVPKKYPTQSEGDEEFKVNVS, from the coding sequence ATGTCAACATCTTCATCATCCTCTACATCTGAATCATCTAAAAATGATTCAAAGAATGCATCTTCAAACAAAGAAAGTATTGAAGTCAAAAACCAATCTGGGAGCATAAAAAGCCCACCGGGTGTATCGTACCCAAACTATTTTGATGATTTTTTTGAAACTTTTAGGCAAAATATGCAAAATATGCAGAACTTTATGGAACAAGCATGGCCATCCTCATTGGCCCCATTAAGAGGAATAACACCTTTTGAATTTTTCGACAGGATCGCAGATACAAGGCTCCCTGTATGCGACGTTATTGATAGAGGAGACAGATATGAAATAAATTTAGAAGTGCCAGGAATAAACAAGGAAAAAATAGCCGTAAACGCAACAAAACATTCTGTTACTATTTCAGGATCTCAAACAGAGAAAACAAAGGAAAAAGGTAAAAAATATATCTATAGTGAGAGGTCATACAAGTCATTTCATAGACAAATACCTTTTACCCAAGAAATAATCCCTTCACAAATTAATGCAAAAGTTAAAGATGGAGTACTGGAAATCAATGTACCAAAGAAATACCCAACCCAGTCAGAAGGCGATGAGGAATTCAAGGTTAATGTAAGCTAG
- a CDS encoding CBS domain-containing protein, with protein sequence MSRNTNDSFIINAFHVAKPIVSLGPDNTFLDVRNTMLKYNIKRIVVFDSSLPDKKAIGIVTEKDIANFLSSHQFDKRRLGEIKLQELLQNKKPELYAVHKNFSLGICAQLMLDKNISSLLLVDEENNAKKIITKTDLIALIASRDIGNFTTHDYMTQKVIAVRPEENANSIPELLTQYNISRVIVVRENKPIGIITTRDMIPKGKYFGISSHRLKEFENRHLSSRIRMLPFTAEDIMTSNPLILIEQHDSLTNAARLMLGNQISGIPVVNKLQELVGIITKTDIIKAIVDLGTNKGQ encoded by the coding sequence GTGTCACGAAACACAAACGACAGCTTTATAATAAACGCGTTTCATGTTGCTAAACCGATTGTATCTTTAGGACCAGACAATACATTTCTTGACGTAAGAAATACTATGCTAAAATATAATATAAAGAGAATTGTTGTATTTGACTCTTCACTTCCGGACAAAAAAGCAATTGGTATTGTTACCGAAAAGGATATAGCAAACTTCTTGTCATCGCATCAGTTTGATAAACGCAGATTAGGAGAGATAAAATTACAGGAGTTACTCCAAAATAAGAAACCCGAATTATATGCTGTTCACAAGAATTTTTCACTAGGGATCTGTGCACAACTTATGCTTGATAAAAATATCAGCTCTTTATTGCTTGTAGATGAAGAAAATAATGCAAAAAAGATAATTACGAAGACAGATTTGATAGCACTAATTGCTAGCCGTGATATAGGTAATTTTACTACACATGACTATATGACTCAAAAGGTAATTGCCGTAAGACCCGAAGAAAATGCAAATAGTATACCAGAATTGTTGACTCAATACAATATATCGCGAGTAATTGTAGTGCGCGAAAATAAACCTATAGGCATAATAACTACAAGAGATATGATCCCTAAAGGAAAATATTTTGGAATTTCAAGCCACAGATTAAAAGAATTCGAAAATCGGCATTTGTCTTCTAGAATAAGAATGCTGCCCTTCACAGCAGAAGATATAATGACATCCAATCCACTAATACTTATCGAGCAACACGACAGCTTAACAAATGCGGCCAGATTAATGCTTGGAAACCAAATTAGTGGAATACCAGTGGTAAACAAATTGCAAGAGCTAGTTGGAATAATAACAAAAACGGATATTATAAAGGCAATTGTAGATTTGGGAACAAACAAAGGTCAATGA
- a CDS encoding CBS domain-containing protein, with protein sequence MSLKKNENGKILLKAGDVSRPLISIDQDKMILDLRDIILKYNIRRIGVSSNDKIIGIVTEKDLFNFLYMNSTNRKLLSEIPIKDLLKNPNQLITVNKDSSIQFCAKSMLNNNISSLLVTSGDGGQIKEIITKSDIVEIFAYHCSGFFSVKECMTSKVITAAPDDNINFVSDLLQAHKISRIVIVKDNFPVGIVTLKDFFPASIFYGINFASKFPSSSSDESKQQQKKPRMKTSDIKSFLIASDIMTPQPLLMDEDDDIADAARIMIGHRISGLPVINNKMILTGIVTKTDILKSLVKIY encoded by the coding sequence ATGTCACTCAAGAAGAATGAAAACGGAAAGATACTTCTAAAAGCCGGAGATGTTAGCAGACCTTTAATTTCGATAGATCAGGACAAAATGATATTGGATCTTAGAGATATTATTTTAAAATACAATATAAGAAGAATAGGAGTATCAAGTAATGATAAAATTATTGGTATCGTTACTGAGAAAGATCTATTTAATTTTTTATACATGAATTCTACCAACAGAAAATTACTGAGTGAAATACCTATTAAAGATCTGCTCAAGAACCCAAATCAGTTGATCACAGTTAATAAAGATAGTTCAATTCAGTTTTGCGCTAAATCTATGCTCAACAACAACATCAGTTCTTTACTTGTAACCAGTGGTGATGGAGGTCAAATAAAAGAAATAATTACAAAATCTGATATAGTTGAGATATTTGCGTATCACTGTTCGGGTTTCTTTTCTGTTAAAGAATGCATGACGAGCAAAGTAATTACAGCTGCTCCTGATGATAATATCAATTTCGTTTCTGATCTTTTGCAGGCTCATAAGATATCTAGAATAGTAATTGTTAAAGATAATTTTCCGGTAGGAATTGTTACTTTGAAGGATTTTTTTCCTGCAAGTATATTTTATGGAATAAATTTTGCATCAAAGTTTCCATCGTCAAGTTCTGACGAATCTAAACAACAACAAAAAAAACCGAGAATGAAAACATCCGATATAAAATCGTTCCTAATTGCCAGTGACATAATGACTCCTCAACCTCTTTTAATGGATGAAGATGATGACATAGCTGACGCAGCAAGGATAATGATAGGGCATAGAATCAGCGGACTGCCAGTAATCAATAATAAAATGATCCTGACAGGAATTGTAACTAAAACCGATATTCTAAAATCTTTAGTAAAGATTTACTAA
- a CDS encoding PPOX class F420-dependent oxidoreductase, with protein sequence MFTEREIEYIKSQRLARIATSCSFSPSDIESCQPDVVPVGFDFDGEYFYVGGMNILKSTKYKNVLVNKKVALVIDDLESVKPWEPRGIRIYGMADTVDRQGGYMSNTDHPQSRYIRIKPTKKWSWGIDEPVFVEGKFNVKKLTSSTL encoded by the coding sequence TTGTTTACAGAAAGAGAAATAGAATATATCAAGTCACAGAGACTTGCACGAATAGCTACCTCTTGTTCATTCTCTCCTTCAGATATTGAAAGTTGTCAGCCAGATGTAGTACCCGTTGGTTTTGATTTTGATGGCGAGTACTTCTACGTGGGCGGAATGAATATTCTTAAATCTACCAAATACAAAAACGTCTTAGTAAATAAAAAAGTCGCCCTAGTAATAGATGATTTAGAATCTGTCAAACCTTGGGAACCACGTGGTATTAGAATTTATGGCATGGCAGATACGGTAGATCGTCAAGGAGGTTACATGTCTAATACGGATCATCCACAATCTAGGTATATTCGGATAAAACCTACAAAAAAGTGGAGCTGGGGAATCGATGAACCTGTTTTTGTTGAAGGTAAATTTAATGTCAAAAAGTTAACTTCAAGTACTTTATGA
- a CDS encoding CBS domain-containing protein: MSLDSIAISSLMTKNIIVADQSTNLIGISRIMSNNDIGSVVIVDDLNSRNPIGIITERDVIKSIGMLQPHQLVVPVREHMSHPLITLHSNATVMDAMKLMYEKKIRRIIILENDKLAGIITDKDIFRYLVESKDLLSDVITGGNLPIPENQLKDEISRFWFFNNFIR, translated from the coding sequence ATGAGCCTCGATTCCATCGCAATCTCTAGTTTAATGACTAAAAATATCATAGTAGCCGACCAGAGCACGAATTTGATTGGGATTTCTAGAATTATGTCTAATAACGATATCGGTTCGGTAGTCATTGTAGATGATCTTAATTCACGCAATCCAATTGGAATCATTACTGAAAGAGATGTCATAAAATCAATTGGTATGTTACAACCACATCAATTGGTAGTTCCCGTGAGAGAACATATGAGCCATCCTTTAATCACGTTGCATTCAAATGCAACAGTAATGGATGCCATGAAATTAATGTATGAGAAAAAAATAAGGAGGATTATAATCCTGGAAAATGACAAATTAGCAGGAATCATAACTGATAAAGACATTTTTAGATATTTGGTTGAAAGTAAAGATTTACTTTCTGATGTAATAACAGGTGGTAACCTCCCAATTCCAGAGAACCAATTGAAGGATGAAATTTCGCGTTTTTGGTTTTTTAATAATTTTATTAGATAA